The genomic segment ACGGGTGGGATCACGGCGCTCGTGACGGTCATCCGCGCGACCTCGCGCGGCGTGCGCGGGCCCGGCGCGATCCGCGAGAGGGCGAACTCCGCCGTCAGACCCGCCCACAGCCCGGCGGCGAGAGACGCGCCCCGGGGAATCCGGGCCGCGGTCAGGGCGAGGGCCGAGAGTCCCGCCAGGGTCGTCAGCGCATGCCTGCCGAGCCGCCCGGACCCCTCTCCGGCCTCGTGCCGCCAGTGCCGGCCGTGCTTGGCCCGCATGAGCGCATTGTCGGCGTTGCCGCGCTGTCGCCGCACGCTCGCGAGGAACCCGCCGGACTTGGGCGGATGCGTGGTGACGCGGCTGCCCTGCGCGAGGCGCCAACCCAGGCGCCGGACCCGCAGGGCGAGGTCGGCGTCCTCCCGGTACGCGCGGGGGAAACGCTCGTCGAACCCACCGACCTCGACGAGCGCGTCTCGCCGGTACGCCATGTCGGCGGTGATCCAGCGCGACCGGGTCAGCGCGAGTGTGTCGCGTTCGTCGTCGGTGGGCCTGCGGGTGTCGGGGAGCGGGACCTCGATGCGCGCGACGGAGGCGGCCACGTCGTCGCCGAGTCCGTCGAGGTCGTCGGCCAGTCGGGCGGGCCAGTCGCGCGAGGTCAGGACGTCGTCGTCGAGGAAGGCGATCCAGTCGGTGCGCGCGGCCCGCCAGCCGACGTTGCGGGCGGCGGCCGGGCCGCGCCCACCCGAGTTCAGCACGCGCAGAGGGAGCCCGAGCTCGGGCAGCGCCAACGGTGCCCCCGGGCGAGGGCGGTCGTCGATCACCAGTACCT from the Saccharomonospora azurea NA-128 genome contains:
- a CDS encoding HAD-IIIA family hydrolase produces the protein MTERRAPEYSVVVPTAGRDNLAALLRGLAHGDGPAPDEVLVIDDRPRPGAPLALPELGLPLRVLNSGGRGPAAARNVGWRAARTDWIAFLDDDVLTSRDWPARLADDLDGLGDDVAASVARIEVPLPDTRRPTDDERDTLALTRSRWITADMAYRRDALVEVGGFDERFPRAYREDADLALRVRRLGWRLAQGSRVTTHPPKSGGFLASVRRQRGNADNALMRAKHGRHWRHEAGEGSGRLGRHALTTLAGLSALALTAARIPRGASLAAGLWAGLTAEFALSRIAPGPRTPREVARMTVTSAVIPPVACTHRVLGEWRVRRGRAVLFDRDDTLIEDVPYLSDPEKVRPMPGAAEALALLRAEGVPVGVVSNQSGIARGHVTPDQLRAVTHRVDELLGPFSTWQFCPHAPDDGCACRKPRPAMVLRAAQELGVDVRRCVVVGDIGSDVEAALTAGARAILVPTAR